One segment of Vibrio orientalis CIP 102891 = ATCC 33934 DNA contains the following:
- a CDS encoding Do family serine endopeptidase, translating into MKKPLLVLTVLSLSLSSIITPIQATAALPLSIDGEQLPSLAPMLERVTPAVVSISVEGTQISKQQIPDQFRFFFGPDFPAEQMQERPFRGLGSGVIIDAKKGHIITNYHVINGAKKIRVKLHDGREYDAELVGGDQMSDVALLKLEKAKNLTEIKIADSDNLRVGDFTVAIGNPFGLGQTVTSGIVSALGRSGLNLENFENFIQTDAAINSGNSGGALVNLNGELIGINTAILGPNGGNVGIGFAIPSNMMTNLTGQILEFGEVKRGMLGVQGGEITSELAEALGYESSKGAFVSQVVPDSAADKAGLEAGDVIVSVNGKAINSFSELRAKVATLGAGKKVNLGLIRDGKEKSFSVTLGEQASMKTTADKLHEGLAGAQLSNTNASDKVQGVKVTSVEAGSNAEAYQLLQDDIIIGVNRQRVKNLADFRKIVEKQSGVLALNIQRGDRSIYLVIR; encoded by the coding sequence ATGAAAAAACCTTTGCTTGTATTAACTGTTCTATCTCTAAGCCTAAGTTCAATCATCACGCCAATTCAGGCAACAGCAGCACTGCCTTTGTCTATTGATGGCGAACAACTACCGAGCCTAGCACCGATGCTAGAGCGAGTGACACCTGCTGTCGTCAGCATCTCAGTTGAAGGCACTCAGATATCGAAGCAACAAATCCCCGATCAGTTCCGCTTCTTTTTTGGTCCAGACTTCCCTGCCGAGCAAATGCAAGAGCGTCCATTTAGAGGACTAGGTTCCGGCGTTATTATTGATGCCAAGAAAGGCCATATCATCACCAACTACCACGTCATTAATGGTGCAAAAAAGATTCGCGTCAAACTCCACGATGGCCGCGAATATGATGCAGAACTGGTTGGTGGTGATCAAATGTCCGACGTCGCGTTACTCAAACTGGAGAAAGCCAAGAACCTGACTGAGATAAAAATTGCCGATTCAGACAACTTACGAGTCGGCGATTTCACTGTTGCGATTGGTAACCCATTTGGCCTAGGACAAACCGTTACCTCAGGTATTGTTTCTGCTTTAGGCCGCAGTGGTTTAAACCTAGAAAACTTCGAGAACTTTATTCAAACCGATGCTGCGATCAACAGCGGTAACTCCGGCGGTGCTCTGGTCAACCTAAATGGAGAATTGATTGGCATTAATACCGCCATTTTGGGACCGAATGGCGGCAATGTCGGCATCGGTTTCGCCATTCCTTCCAACATGATGACCAACCTCACAGGGCAAATTCTAGAGTTTGGCGAAGTGAAACGCGGCATGCTAGGCGTCCAAGGGGGCGAAATCACCTCTGAGCTCGCCGAAGCACTTGGTTATGAATCAAGCAAAGGGGCTTTTGTCAGCCAAGTCGTGCCAGACAGTGCCGCAGATAAAGCGGGCTTAGAAGCAGGCGACGTTATTGTCTCGGTAAATGGCAAAGCGATTAACTCATTTAGTGAGTTACGAGCCAAAGTCGCCACATTGGGCGCGGGTAAGAAAGTCAATTTAGGCCTAATCCGAGATGGCAAAGAGAAGTCTTTCAGTGTCACGTTGGGCGAACAAGCGAGTATGAAAACAACCGCGGACAAACTGCATGAAGGGTTGGCAGGCGCGCAGTTAAGTAATACGAATGCCTCAGACAAGGTTCAAGGTGTCAAAGTGACGTCTGTAGAGGCTGGTTCTAATGCAGAAGCGTATCAACTGCTACAAGACGACATCATCATTGGAGTCAACCGCCAAAGAGTGAAAAACCTCGCTGATTTTAGAAAGATCGTCGAAAAACAGTCAGGTGTGTTAGCGCTTAATATTCAACGTGGAGATCGAAGTATCTATCTCGTCATTCGCTAA
- the degS gene encoding outer membrane-stress sensor serine endopeptidase DegS: protein MLQFLLRSVGLGLATAALLLIAVPSLRTNILPQEIPEDRSVDSLSQISFNKAVRKAAPAVVNIYSRKYTENDRSKLLTQGLGSGVIVSEKGYIITNYHVVAQADQIIVALQDGRVAAAQLVGKDRRTDIAILRVEGDNLPVIPLNPDYAPIVGDVVLAIGNPYNLGQTTTFGIISATGRSSISADGHQAFIQTDAAINEGNSGGALVNSRGELVGINTASFQQATELETYGISFAIPYALANKIMQKIIADGRVIRGYIGIDGQDINSVTSRLLGSEHLGGIVVLGVDPNGPAANSGFEPQDIILKINDQKINGRQSVMDIVTELRPGTVVDVLILRKGKEMTLKVTIEEDSRD, encoded by the coding sequence ATGCTGCAATTTTTGTTGCGTTCTGTTGGTTTAGGCTTAGCTACAGCCGCTTTATTGCTGATCGCCGTTCCCTCTCTACGTACTAATATTCTTCCGCAAGAGATTCCCGAAGATCGCAGCGTCGATAGTTTATCTCAAATATCCTTTAACAAAGCGGTACGAAAAGCAGCGCCCGCTGTCGTCAATATCTATAGCCGAAAATACACTGAGAATGATCGTTCGAAGCTCCTTACTCAAGGCTTAGGCTCAGGGGTAATCGTGAGTGAAAAAGGCTACATCATTACTAACTATCACGTAGTGGCTCAAGCAGACCAAATTATTGTCGCACTACAAGATGGTCGCGTTGCTGCCGCGCAGTTGGTTGGTAAAGATCGCCGCACAGATATCGCTATATTGCGTGTTGAGGGAGACAACCTGCCTGTCATTCCACTCAACCCTGACTATGCCCCTATTGTTGGTGATGTCGTTTTAGCCATTGGTAACCCATACAACCTAGGGCAAACCACTACCTTCGGTATTATTTCAGCCACTGGTCGCTCCTCGATCAGTGCAGATGGTCATCAAGCCTTTATCCAAACCGATGCTGCCATCAATGAAGGAAACTCTGGAGGCGCCTTAGTCAATAGCCGTGGTGAGCTGGTCGGTATCAATACGGCTTCGTTCCAGCAAGCGACTGAGCTTGAAACCTATGGGATTTCATTTGCAATTCCGTACGCTCTCGCGAACAAAATCATGCAAAAGATCATTGCGGATGGACGTGTGATTCGAGGCTACATTGGTATTGATGGCCAAGATATTAACTCCGTCACCTCTAGGCTACTGGGCAGTGAACATTTGGGCGGTATCGTTGTGTTAGGAGTGGACCCTAATGGGCCGGCAGCCAACTCGGGCTTTGAGCCGCAAGATATTATTCTCAAAATTAACGATCAGAAAATTAATGGCCGTCAAAGTGTTATGGACATTGTCACCGAGCTAAGACCTGGAACCGTGGTCGATGTGTTGATTCTGCGCAAAGGAAAAGAAATGACACTTAAGGTGACGATTGAAGAAGATAGCCGTGATTAA
- the parC gene encoding DNA topoisomerase IV subunit A, with amino-acid sequence MSSEITYDGVEQLPMRKFTEDAYLNYSMYVIMDRALPYIGDGLKPVQRRIIYAMSELGLSAAAKYKKSARTVGDVLGKYHPHGDSACYEAMVLMAQPFSYRYPLVDGQGNWGAPDDPKSFAAMRYTEAKLSKFAEVLLGELGQGTVEWQPNFDGTMKEPQMLPARLPHILLNGVTGIAVGMATDIPPHNVREVADAAIHLIDHPKAELPDVMNFVQGPDYPTEAEIISPKADLEKIYRTGRGSVKMRAVWHKEGSDIVITALPHQVSGAKLLEQIANQMRAKKLPMVDDLRDESDHENPTRIVVVPRSNRIDCDQLMNHLFASTDLEKSFRVNLNMIGLDNRPQVKGLVQILSEWIEFRRTTVRRRLQHRLDKVMARLHILEGLLIAYLNLDEVIEIIRTEDDPKAVLMARFGITEIQADAILDTKLRHLAKLEEMKIRGEQDELEKEREKLEKLLGSERRMNTLLKKEIQADADKYGDDRRSPLVERAEAKALTERDLVPSEPITVVLSEKGWIRHAKGHDVDAEGLNYKSGDKYLAHARGKSNQQAVFLGNDGRSYSLESHSMPSARSQGEPITGRLNINAGTSIRHVVMGEEEQLWLIGSDAGYGFVCKGSDLLSKNKSGKALVTLPANSEVISPQTISNLDTDEILTITNQGRMLLFPIKDLPQLGKGKGNKIINIPAAKAKEREEYVSHLISLPQGSSVTLYAGKRKLGLKASDLENFRGERGRRGGLLPRGLQRVTRIDIESADSTDSEIQE; translated from the coding sequence ATGTCTAGTGAGATTACATACGATGGCGTTGAACAATTGCCGATGCGCAAGTTCACCGAAGACGCTTATCTAAATTACTCAATGTACGTAATTATGGATCGCGCCTTGCCATACATTGGCGATGGTTTGAAGCCGGTTCAACGACGTATTATTTACGCAATGTCGGAGCTTGGTCTCTCGGCAGCAGCAAAATATAAGAAATCAGCACGTACCGTTGGTGACGTGTTAGGTAAATACCATCCGCATGGCGACTCAGCGTGTTATGAAGCGATGGTATTAATGGCCCAACCATTTTCTTACCGTTACCCATTAGTGGACGGTCAAGGTAACTGGGGTGCGCCAGACGATCCTAAATCTTTCGCCGCGATGCGTTATACCGAAGCGAAACTGTCTAAGTTTGCCGAAGTCCTACTTGGTGAACTTGGCCAAGGTACGGTCGAGTGGCAACCTAACTTTGACGGCACGATGAAAGAGCCGCAAATGTTACCTGCGCGCCTGCCGCACATTCTATTGAATGGCGTTACTGGTATCGCAGTAGGTATGGCTACCGATATCCCGCCGCACAATGTACGCGAAGTGGCCGATGCAGCGATTCACTTGATCGATCATCCAAAAGCAGAACTGCCGGATGTGATGAACTTTGTCCAAGGTCCGGATTATCCAACTGAAGCGGAAATCATTTCTCCGAAAGCGGATCTTGAGAAGATCTACCGTACTGGTCGCGGTAGCGTCAAGATGCGTGCGGTATGGCACAAAGAAGGCTCTGATATCGTTATCACCGCTTTGCCACACCAAGTGTCGGGTGCGAAATTGTTAGAACAGATCGCCAACCAAATGCGCGCGAAAAAGCTGCCAATGGTCGATGATCTGCGTGATGAATCGGATCACGAGAACCCAACACGCATTGTGGTTGTGCCTCGTTCAAACCGCATCGATTGCGATCAGTTGATGAATCACTTGTTCGCATCAACCGATTTAGAGAAAAGCTTCCGTGTAAACCTGAACATGATTGGTCTCGATAACCGTCCACAGGTGAAAGGTCTGGTACAGATTCTTTCTGAGTGGATTGAGTTCCGTCGTACTACCGTTCGTCGTCGTTTACAACATCGCCTTGATAAAGTAATGGCGCGTTTGCACATTCTTGAAGGTTTGTTGATTGCGTATCTAAATCTTGATGAAGTAATTGAGATTATCCGTACTGAAGATGATCCTAAAGCGGTATTAATGGCACGCTTTGGTATTACCGAAATTCAAGCGGATGCGATTCTAGATACCAAACTTCGCCACCTAGCCAAGCTAGAAGAGATGAAGATCCGTGGCGAGCAAGACGAGCTTGAAAAAGAGCGTGAGAAGCTAGAGAAGCTACTTGGCTCTGAGCGTCGCATGAATACTTTGTTGAAGAAAGAAATTCAAGCTGACGCTGATAAGTATGGCGATGACCGTCGTTCTCCACTGGTTGAACGTGCTGAGGCGAAAGCGCTAACTGAACGTGATCTAGTTCCAAGCGAACCCATTACGGTTGTTCTGTCAGAAAAAGGTTGGATTCGTCATGCCAAAGGGCACGATGTTGACGCAGAAGGGTTGAACTACAAGTCTGGTGATAAGTACCTAGCCCATGCGCGTGGTAAGAGTAATCAGCAAGCGGTGTTCCTTGGTAATGACGGTCGAAGCTACTCGCTCGAGTCTCATTCTATGCCATCTGCACGTAGCCAAGGTGAACCCATCACGGGTCGTCTTAACATCAATGCTGGAACCAGTATCCGCCATGTAGTGATGGGTGAAGAAGAGCAGCTATGGCTGATCGGCTCAGATGCAGGTTACGGCTTTGTGTGTAAAGGCAGTGATTTACTGTCGAAGAACAAGAGCGGTAAGGCTTTGGTGACATTGCCTGCGAATTCTGAAGTGATCTCTCCACAAACGATTAGTAACTTGGACACGGATGAGATCCTGACCATTACTAACCAAGGTCGAATGCTGTTGTTCCCGATTAAGGATCTACCTCAGCTCGGTAAGGGCAAAGGGAATAAGATCATTAATATTCCAGCAGCGAAGGCGAAAGAACGTGAAGAGTATGTCTCTCACTTGATCTCTTTGCCGCAGGGAAGCTCGGTGACCTTGTATGCTGGTAAGCGTAAGCTAGGGCTGAAAGCCTCTGATCTAGAGAACTTCCGTGGTGAGCGCGGACGCCGTGGTGGTCTACTGCCTAGAGGCTTGCAACGTGTGACTCGCATAGATATAGAGTCAGCGGATAGTACAGACTCAGAAATTCAAGAGTGA
- the parE gene encoding DNA topoisomerase IV subunit B — protein MTEQYNAKDLSVLEGLDPVRHRPGMYTETERPNHLAQEVIDNSVDEALAGHAKKIKVILHADQSLEVIDDGRGMPVDIHPEKGISGVELIMTKLHAGGKFSNDNYKFSGGLHGVGISVVNALSKRVEVTVRRGGEIHEIAFEGGNAVTELTVTGTCGHRNTGTAVHFWPDEKYFDSYKFSALRLVNNLRAKAVLCPGLEITFSDKVNNEEHKWFYEDGLKDYLSEGVKGYEVLPAEPYIGEFTADTEMATWAVIWQPEGGEMITESYVNLVPTKQGGTHVNGLRQGLLDAMREFCEFRNLLPRGVKLTGDDIFDRCSYVLSVKMQDPQFAGQTKERLSSRQTAAFVSGVVKDAFSLWLNEKPQLAEQLAEVCIANAHRRMRASKKVVRKKVASGPALPGKLTDCSVQDLNRTEIFFVEGDSAGGSAKQARDREFQAVMPLRGKILNTWEVSADQVLASQEVHDISVALGIDPDNDNLDSLRYGKICILADADSDGLHIATLLCALFTRHFRALVEAGHIYVAMPPLFRIDCGKEVFYALDEDEKEGILERLSKKKAKINVQRFKGLGEMNPLQLRETTMDPNTRRLVQLTIDDNEQTMEMMDMLLGKKRADDRRHWLQSNGDMAEV, from the coding sequence ATGACTGAACAATATAATGCGAAAGACCTTTCGGTTCTTGAAGGTCTTGACCCAGTACGACATCGTCCTGGCATGTATACCGAGACAGAGCGTCCAAACCATCTTGCACAAGAGGTTATTGATAACTCGGTCGATGAAGCACTTGCTGGGCATGCAAAAAAGATCAAAGTCATTCTCCATGCTGACCAATCACTTGAAGTGATCGATGATGGTCGAGGCATGCCGGTTGATATTCACCCTGAGAAAGGTATCTCAGGTGTCGAACTTATCATGACCAAGCTACATGCTGGTGGTAAGTTCTCTAACGACAACTATAAGTTTTCTGGCGGTCTACACGGGGTTGGTATCTCGGTAGTAAATGCGCTCTCTAAGCGCGTTGAAGTGACGGTGAGACGTGGTGGTGAAATACATGAAATCGCTTTTGAAGGCGGTAATGCTGTTACAGAACTAACTGTGACAGGTACTTGTGGCCACCGTAATACCGGTACTGCGGTACATTTTTGGCCAGACGAAAAATACTTCGATAGCTACAAATTCTCCGCATTGCGCCTAGTGAATAACCTACGTGCGAAAGCGGTTCTTTGTCCTGGGTTAGAGATTACCTTCAGTGACAAAGTGAACAACGAAGAGCATAAGTGGTTCTACGAAGATGGCCTAAAAGACTACCTTTCTGAAGGCGTTAAAGGCTATGAAGTACTTCCTGCTGAACCTTATATCGGCGAATTTACCGCAGATACAGAGATGGCGACGTGGGCGGTGATCTGGCAGCCAGAAGGCGGTGAGATGATCACGGAAAGTTACGTTAACCTAGTCCCAACCAAGCAAGGTGGTACACACGTTAACGGTTTACGCCAAGGTCTGCTGGATGCGATGCGTGAGTTCTGTGAGTTTCGTAACTTGCTACCACGTGGCGTTAAGCTAACTGGTGACGATATCTTTGATCGCTGTTCGTATGTCCTATCGGTGAAGATGCAAGATCCTCAGTTTGCTGGTCAGACAAAAGAGCGTCTTTCATCTCGTCAAACCGCGGCATTTGTTTCTGGTGTGGTTAAAGATGCCTTCAGCCTGTGGTTAAACGAAAAGCCGCAACTTGCTGAGCAACTGGCAGAAGTGTGTATCGCCAATGCTCATCGTCGTATGCGTGCAAGTAAGAAAGTCGTACGTAAGAAGGTGGCTTCAGGTCCAGCACTACCAGGTAAGCTGACAGATTGTTCAGTACAAGATTTAAATCGCACTGAAATCTTCTTCGTCGAGGGTGACTCGGCAGGCGGCTCAGCAAAACAAGCCCGAGATCGTGAGTTCCAAGCGGTGATGCCACTGCGTGGTAAAATCTTGAACACTTGGGAAGTCTCGGCTGATCAGGTCTTAGCCTCTCAAGAAGTACATGATATTTCAGTCGCACTGGGTATCGACCCTGATAACGACAATCTAGACAGTTTACGCTACGGTAAAATCTGTATCCTTGCCGATGCGGACTCGGATGGTCTGCACATTGCGACGCTACTGTGTGCCCTGTTTACGCGTCACTTCCGTGCGCTAGTAGAAGCGGGTCATATCTATGTGGCAATGCCTCCTCTGTTTCGAATCGACTGTGGTAAAGAAGTATTCTATGCCCTAGATGAGGATGAAAAAGAGGGCATCTTAGAGCGTCTATCGAAGAAAAAAGCCAAAATCAACGTGCAGCGATTCAAAGGTCTGGGTGAGATGAACCCACTTCAGCTGCGTGAAACAACCATGGATCCAAATACTCGTCGTCTGGTTCAGCTAACCATTGATGACAATGAGCAGACCATGGAAATGATGGATATGTTGCTAGGTAAGAAGCGTGCGGATGACCGCCGTCACTGGCTGCAATCTAACGGTGATATGGCAGAGGTTTAG
- the yqiA gene encoding esterase YqiA: MKPSLLLYIHGFNSSPLSHKANVMKAYCEAQRPDIKVVIPRLPCFPQSAAALLLDIVHQYKDDYRIGLVGSSLGGYMSMWLNAQFGFKAVVVNPAVKPYELLVDFLGEQENPYTNEKYFLDAGHIDELKALDTPSITSPADFWLLQQMEDEVLDYRQAVTHFSGARQTVEKGGDHSFVDFERYPAQIIEFLQL, translated from the coding sequence ATGAAACCGTCACTGCTTCTTTATATCCATGGCTTTAACAGCTCGCCTTTATCGCACAAAGCGAACGTAATGAAAGCGTACTGTGAAGCTCAAAGGCCAGATATTAAAGTGGTGATCCCACGTTTGCCGTGCTTTCCCCAGTCAGCCGCCGCGTTGTTGCTTGATATCGTCCATCAATATAAAGATGACTATCGTATCGGACTGGTAGGTAGCTCTTTGGGCGGCTACATGTCAATGTGGCTTAATGCTCAATTTGGCTTTAAGGCGGTGGTGGTAAATCCGGCGGTTAAGCCTTACGAGTTGTTGGTCGACTTCCTTGGTGAGCAAGAAAATCCTTATACCAATGAAAAGTACTTTCTTGACGCTGGGCACATTGATGAGTTAAAAGCCTTAGATACACCATCGATAACATCTCCTGCTGATTTTTGGTTATTGCAGCAAATGGAAGATGAAGTACTCGATTATCGTCAAGCAGTGACACATTTTTCCGGTGCTAGACAAACGGTAGAAAAGGGCGGCGATCATAGCTTTGTTGATTTCGAACGTTACCCGGCTCAAATCATCGAATTCTTACAACTCTGA
- the cpdA gene encoding 3',5'-cyclic-AMP phosphodiesterase, with translation MKVTSISSDQDSIKLLQITDTHLFEPLDGSLLSVKTLDSFHAVVDAIVDSGASFDALLSTGDISQDHSAISYQHFEQGIEKLELPCFWLPGNHDFKPSMNSVLPSSQIQQVEHVLLGEHWQIVLLDSQVVGVPHGFLTEQQLTMLDEKLSEHPERNTLVLLHHHPILVGSRWLDQHTLKEADSFWRVVEKHNNVKAVVCGHVHQDMNVMYKGVQVMSTPSTCVQFKPNCDDFSLDTLSPGWRELELYNDGSVSTEVKRLKPGSFQPDFNSAGY, from the coding sequence TTGAAAGTAACGTCTATTTCATCAGATCAAGACAGCATCAAGCTGCTACAAATTACCGACACTCATCTGTTTGAGCCGTTGGACGGTAGCTTGCTAAGTGTCAAAACTCTCGACAGCTTTCATGCAGTTGTCGATGCAATTGTTGATAGTGGAGCAAGCTTTGATGCGCTGCTCTCAACTGGTGATATCTCCCAAGACCATAGTGCGATCTCTTATCAGCACTTTGAACAAGGCATCGAAAAGCTTGAATTGCCATGCTTTTGGTTGCCGGGGAACCATGATTTTAAGCCGAGTATGAACTCGGTGCTGCCTTCTAGTCAGATTCAGCAAGTTGAGCACGTGTTGCTTGGTGAGCATTGGCAAATCGTGCTGCTCGATTCACAAGTCGTCGGTGTACCACACGGTTTTTTAACCGAGCAGCAGTTAACTATGCTTGATGAAAAGTTGTCGGAGCATCCTGAGCGTAATACGTTGGTGTTGCTGCACCATCATCCGATTTTGGTCGGTAGTCGTTGGCTCGATCAGCATACGCTTAAAGAAGCGGATAGCTTTTGGCGTGTGGTTGAAAAGCATAACAACGTGAAAGCGGTGGTATGTGGCCATGTTCATCAAGATATGAACGTGATGTATAAAGGCGTCCAAGTGATGTCGACGCCATCAACCTGCGTTCAGTTTAAACCTAACTGTGATGACTTCTCTCTTGACACTTTATCACCAGGCTGGCGTGAGTTAGAACTGTATAATGATGGTTCTGTCTCAACCGAGGTGAAGCGTTTAAAACCAGGCAGCTTCCAACCCGACTTTAACTCAGCAGGCTACTAA
- a CDS encoding DUF1249 family protein has translation MEQVAIKKPYHVDLSDLMRTYETNYAKLNALLPHQPSVDDVRCYQAANMTYQIQVVEVTKYTTLVDICQSDDVPVFPLPTMSVRLYHDARVAEVCACDHLKRVNARYDYPNEKMLQQDEKVQLNRFLGDWLSFCLRQGISRTPLNI, from the coding sequence ATGGAACAAGTAGCAATAAAGAAACCGTATCATGTTGATTTATCTGATTTGATGCGCACATATGAAACAAACTACGCCAAATTGAACGCTTTGCTGCCTCATCAGCCGAGTGTCGATGACGTACGTTGCTACCAAGCTGCGAATATGACCTACCAAATTCAAGTGGTAGAAGTCACAAAGTACACAACTTTGGTCGATATTTGTCAAAGTGATGACGTTCCAGTATTTCCATTGCCTACGATGTCTGTCAGGCTCTACCACGATGCGCGCGTAGCAGAAGTATGCGCTTGTGACCATCTGAAACGTGTGAATGCCCGATACGATTATCCAAATGAGAAAATGCTCCAACAAGATGAAAAGGTCCAGCTCAACCGTTTTTTGGGCGATTGGCTTTCATTTTGTTTAAGACAGGGTATTAGTCGCACCCCATTGAATATTTAG